The genome window GCTGATGAAATGATAGACGCGGCCACCGGCGCTGTAGGCGGGGCCGCCGATGCGGTTACGTCTCTTGGCCGTTCGCAGCCCGCGGACGGCATAGACAAAGCGGACGGTGACTCACCAAAAGCTGAAAAATAAGGAAGTGAAATGACGAAAAAGGAATTATCCTCCTGGCGCAAGAACCAAACTAAGCTGCGGATTCGCGAATTCGTGGCCGCCGTGACGGAGAAGGGCAGCCCGTTTTACGTCACCCCCGACGACCGTATCGCCGTCTTCGACAATGACGGCACGCTGTGGTCTGAACGGCCGGTTGTGCAGGGCGCTTTCACATTCGATCGCATCCGCGCCCTGGCTCCGGAACATCCTGAGTGGGCGACGACGCAGCCCTATCAGGCGGTCTTGGAAAACGACATGGAGACCGTGGCCGCCTTCGGGCATAAAGAATTAGGCGAAATGATCATGGCCACGCATGCGGGGCTGACCACGGAGGAATTTGCAGCCATCGTGCGCGACTGGGTTTTCAGCGCCCGTCACCCGGCAACTGGGGAACTGTACATCGACATGGTCTACCAGCCGATGCTGGAACTATTGCGCTTCTTACGCAAGAAGAAGTTTGTGACCTATATCGTTTCCGGCGGCGAAATCGAGTTCATGCGCGCTTTTGCTGAAGAGGTTTACGGTATTCCGCCACAGCAGGTGATCGGCTCCAGCATCGAAACAGTGTTTGAACTTTGCGATGAAGGGCCGGTGCTGGTGCGCTTGCCCGTGCTGGATTTTGTGGATGACGGGCCGGGCAAAGCAGTAGCGGTTAACCGCTACATCGGCCGCCGGCCGCTGCTCGCCTTCGGCAACTCTGACGGCGACCAGCAGATGCTGGAATGGACCGCCGCCGGGGACGGCCTGCGTTTCATGGGCCTGGTACATCACACCGACGCCGAGCGCGAATGGGCCTATGACGAAGGTGAGCGCCTGGAAACGGCCCTGGTTGAAGCGCGCGAGCGGAACTGGGTTGTGGTCGATATGAAGAATGATTGGAAAGTGGTGCATAAGTGCGCTACTGAGGCATAGAACAAGGAGAATAAACATGGATGTCATGCGAGAATATTTACCGATAGCGGAGAAAAAGTTTGAAGGTACGCTCGGCCGTACGGAAGAAGAGTCAACGCCGGATAAGCCGGCGATTATCACGCCGCCGGAAGGGGCGCCCAATGTGGTGATCGTCCTGTTGGACGACGTCGGCTTCGGCGCCTCGGAGGTGTTTGGCGGGCCTGTTCCCATGCCCACCCTACGCCAGGTCGCTGACGATGGGCTGCGTTATAACCAGTTCCACACCACTGCGCTTTGTTCGCCGACGCGCTCGGCGCTGCTCACCGGGCGCAACCACCACAGCGCTCACTTCGGGGCCATCTCCGAGATTGCCATCGGCTATCCCGGCTATGACAGTGTCATTCCTAAGAGCAAGGTCACCGTGGCCGAAACCCTGAAGGGCAACGGTTACAACACCGCCTGGTTCGGCAAGAACCACATCACCCCCATGTGGGAGATCAGCCCGGCAGGGCCGATGGACCGCTGGCCGACGGGTCTGGGTTTCGAGCGTTTTTACGGCTTCATGGGCGGCGAGGCCTCGCAGTGGGAGCCTTCGCTACTGGATCAGACCACGCCGATCAACCCGCACGTGGGCAAGGAGAATTATCACCTTACCGAGGATCTGGCCGACCAGACCATTTCCTGGATTCGCAACCAGAAGGCCAGCGCGCCGGACAAGCCGTTCATGATTTACTTCGCGC of Chloroflexota bacterium contains these proteins:
- a CDS encoding HAD family hydrolase yields the protein MTKKELSSWRKNQTKLRIREFVAAVTEKGSPFYVTPDDRIAVFDNDGTLWSERPVVQGAFTFDRIRALAPEHPEWATTQPYQAVLENDMETVAAFGHKELGEMIMATHAGLTTEEFAAIVRDWVFSARHPATGELYIDMVYQPMLELLRFLRKKKFVTYIVSGGEIEFMRAFAEEVYGIPPQQVIGSSIETVFELCDEGPVLVRLPVLDFVDDGPGKAVAVNRYIGRRPLLAFGNSDGDQQMLEWTAAGDGLRFMGLVHHTDAEREWAYDEGERLETALVEARERNWVVVDMKNDWKVVHKCATEA